The window GTTCGACGAAGCCTTAAAAGCCCTGCCGCAAGATAAACGCAACAAAGCAGTGGCTGCCCGGGAGGGGCTTAAGTTCTGCAACCGGCTCTTTGCCATAGAGAGCGAGCTTAAAGACAAAACCCCGGAAGAACGGTATCAAATCCGCCAGGAGCGCAGCCGGCCCGTGCTGGACGAATTTTGGGCATGGCTTAAGAAGCAGAAATCCCACGTACTGCCCAAAAGCACCTTTGGGCAGGCGGTTTACTGTGGTCGGAAACTCTGCCCCCCGTTTGCCGGATGAATAATTAAGCTTGTTTTAGCCCCTACCCCTTAGATGATTTCGGTAGGGGTTCTTTTATGCTTACTACCGCAACCCAACAAGGTGGGTAGTATTTGACGCTTACAAAAAGGCAGCTCCTAGCGACGGGCTGCTGTTTGTGGCCAGCGCCACATACACTAAGGGGGTCACAAGACGAGGGGCGCAGCTCGAGGCTATGGCCGGCATGGATTACAACCACCTGGATATAGCGCGCGCAACTGCTGCAAAGGAATGGATCGAGCAAAAGCTCGCGGAATAGGATAGGGTTGCTAAGTAAAAATAATAAGCTGTAAGTCATGCTGTACATAGAATAAGGGGTAATCTCGCTGCCGATTTAACGATCGCTGGCCACGTAACGCACAACTTTATGGGGAATTGTTTTTCCTCCTGTGATGGATTACAATGTATCTAGAAATAGCTGGTAATGCCTTTTGAGGTGTATCATGTCTGCCGTAAAGGATAAAATAAGCTTACGCAGGAAACTTCTGCTGAAAGAAGCAGAACGTATAACCCAAAAGTTAGCTGGCCTGGGAGTGCAGAAGGTTATTCTTTTTGGTTCCTTAGGCAAGGGAAGAGTTCACAGCGGCAGCGACCTTGATCTGTTGGTCGTATGGGATACGGAGCTAAGATTTATGGATCGGCTTGATGTAATTTACCGCACGGTATCGCCGGCCGTAGCCCTGGATCTATTAGTTTATACGCCGGAGGAGTTTGCTGAATTAGTGAGGACCCGACCGTTTATCCGGCAAATAGTAAATGAGGGGAAGATACTCTATGAGGCCCGAGCACGTTCTGGAAGCTAAAAGATGGCTGAAGCAGGCCCGGCGGGACCTGGAGGACGCCCGGTACTGTCACGAAGGCGGACGCTATAACATAGCCTGTTTCCTGGCTCAACAGGCTGCCGAAAAGGCCCTTAAAGCTTACCTGTACAGTGAAGGAGAAGACCCCTGGGGACACTCAGTGGCCGAGCTGGTTGCAAGGTGTAAGGAAATTAACGAGGCTTTCAGTCGTTTAGCGTCCGAGGCTGCTACCCTTGATAAGTACTATATTCCTACACGCTATCCTAACGGGCTGCCTGGAGGGATTCCCGCGGAAGCCTTTGATATCCATGATGGAGAGCGGGCATTACAGGTGGCTGAGCAAGTGATTGAAAGAGTACAGCAACTGGGTCTGGCAAAAGGCTGGACAGTTTAAGCCGTCCGCGGTACATGACGGCGCCCTACAAAGGAGCCGGTGTCCCTTTAGTAACAAAAGGGATAGGGATGTCGCGGTGGGTTGCGGTGGAGGAATTTGAAGTATAGTAAGGAAGTTGGATGTCGAAACCTCCAGTAAGTAACAAACATTTTTGGCCTTTTAGCCTCCCGGGACCGGGAGGCCTTAGTTCTGCTGGTGGAGCTAAAGGAATTCGACCCCCCGAACTTTTAAAGATCATTCCGACTGCGGCCCTTTCATCGATGCTTGCCTGTCAAGAGAACCAGGAATCCCAACCTCTCCGTATTGCCCAGTGCAGCTACAGGATTTATTAACTCTATTGGTACCTCCCCCCATCATCGTAAAATTGGAGCCAGAGCCCACGGCCGGAAGCTAACGTAGCATGCCGCAGTAGGGAG of the Thermanaeromonas sp. C210 genome contains:
- a CDS encoding nucleotidyltransferase domain-containing protein, with protein sequence MSAVKDKISLRRKLLLKEAERITQKLAGLGVQKVILFGSLGKGRVHSGSDLDLLVVWDTELRFMDRLDVIYRTVSPAVALDLLVYTPEEFAELVRTRPFIRQIVNEGKILYEARARSGS
- a CDS encoding HEPN domain-containing protein, with translation MRPEHVLEAKRWLKQARRDLEDARYCHEGGRYNIACFLAQQAAEKALKAYLYSEGEDPWGHSVAELVARCKEINEAFSRLASEAATLDKYYIPTRYPNGLPGGIPAEAFDIHDGERALQVAEQVIERVQQLGLAKGWTV